The following proteins come from a genomic window of Malus domestica chromosome 02, GDT2T_hap1:
- the LOC103426952 gene encoding G-type lectin S-receptor-like serine/threonine-protein kinase At1g11410 isoform X2: protein MNSTKFFFVIIRLLIFLVIPPSSISVALDAITPNQPLRYGDVLLSATKIFALGFFSPGNSHNRYIGVWYNNIPIQTIVWIANRDNPITPIAGTWLLAIHGDHGGLVIYGKDQNNPLWSANVTVSSPNNSVIAKLLDTGNLVLLENNGSSPRVLWQGFDYPSDTLLPLMKIGLNRRSGLNRRLTSRKSQDDPGSGNFSYEIDPTGFPQLILYKGQTKWFRGGTWTGQRFSGIPEFTINSVRSFVNDKDEIYMMYTVPNGSVFTRGVLDESGIVKRFVWRDQENKWIEVSSSPSEWCDYYGQCGPNGNCDPYSNYNFSCLCLPGFEPKFPQDWYLRDGLGGCLRKLGASTCQKGEGFAKVARVKVPDSSKARVNMSLSLQGCEQECMKNCSCMAYARADERGGGKGCVTWYGDLIDTRTFSNVGQDLYVRVDAVTLAQFANGSVISKKARLAISLLSALVFLGLVFLLCCLVRRKSKGRQRKNMFFMEDRTDLDLDDQSKINSELQFFDQTTVAAATDNFSVANKLGKGGFGSVYKGVLHNGKEIAVKRLSKNSGQGIEEFKNEVVIIAKLQHINLVKIIGCCVEDDEKMLIYEYVPNKSLDCFIFDETKRYLLDWTKRFEIICGIARGILYLHQDSRLRIIHRDLKASNILLDASMSPKIADFGMARIFPRDQCEANTHRVVGTYGYMSPEYAMEGIFSVKSDVYSFGVLLLEIITGRRNSGYYHKKYPHSNLVGYVWDLWREGNALEIVDPSIGESYHVNEVVRCIQIGLLCVQEFAADRPTMSAVVFMLGKEAAVPSPTQPAFLLKRSCTRVDPSTSTEGASSINDVTCTEIEAR from the exons ATGAATTCTACTAAATTCTTTTTTGTCATAATTAGATTGCTTATCTTCCTTGTGATTCCTCCCTCTTCCATTTCTGTTGCCCTGGATGCCATTACACCAAACCAACCCCTAAGATATGGCGACGTTCTTCTCTCCGCCACTAAAATCTTTGCACTAGGGTTTTTTAGCCCAGGCAATTCTCATAACCGTTACATCGGAGTTTGGTACAACAATATTCCAATCCAAACAATCGTCTGGATTGCAAACAGAGACAACCCCATAACTCCTATTGCTGGAACTTGGCTCCTAGCTATTCATGGAGATCATGGAGGCCTTGTCATTTATGGGAAGGACCAAAATAACCCTCTTTGGTCTGCTAATGTCACAGTCTCTTCGCCAAACAATTCCGTAATAGCCAAACTTTTGGATACAGGAAATCTTGTATTGCTTGAGAACAATGGTAGTAGCCCAAGGGTGCTGTGGCAAGGCTTTGATTACCCCTCAGATACACTGCTTCCATTAATGAAGATTGGGCTGAACCGGCGGTCAGGGCTGAACAGGCGCTTAACATCTCGGAAGTCCCAGGATGATCCCGGATCAGGGAATTTTTCGTATGAGATTGACCCAACCGGGTTTCCGCAGTTGATTCTTTACAAGGGTCAAACCAAATGGTTTCGAGGCGGAACTTGGACCGGCCAGAGATTTAGCGGGATCCCTGAATTTACAATTAATAGTGTCCGCAGCTTTGTGAACGATAAAGATGAGATATATATGATGTATACTGTTCCAAATGGCTCAGTATTCACAAGGGGGGTGCTAGATGAATCAGGAATTGTTAAACGGTTCGTATGGCGAGATCAAGAAAACAAATGGATCGAAGTAAGCTCTAGCCCTAGTGAGTGGTGTGACTACTATGGACAGTGTGGTCCAAATGGTAACTGCGACCCATACAGTAATTATAACTTCTCTTGCCTTTGTCTGCCCGGATTTGAACCCAAGTTCCCCCAGGACTGGTATCTGAGAGATGGATTGGGTGGATGCCTGAGAAAATTGGGAGCGTCTACATGCCAAAAAGGGGAAGGGTTTGCTAAGGTGGCACGTGTGAAGGTACCCGACTCATCTAAGGCACGTGTGAATATGAGTTTGAGTCTGCAAGGGTGTGAGCAAGAGTGCATGAAGAATTGTTCTTGCATGGCATACGCGCGTGCAGATGAAAGGGGAGGAGGGAAGGGTTGCGTGACGTGGTACGGGGACTTGATAGACACAAGAACTTTTTCAAATGTTGGGCAGGACTTGTATGTACGAGTTGATGCAGTTACTTTAG CTCAATTTGCAAATGGTTCTGTAATTAGCAAGAAGGCAAGGCTGGCAATTTCACTATTATCCGCTCTTGTGTTCCTGGGCCTAGTTTTCCTTTTGTGTTGCTTGGTAAGGAGGAAGAGCAAAG GCAGGCAGAGAAAAAATATGTTTTTCATGGAAGATAGAACAGATCTCGATCTCGATGATCAAAGTAAAATAAACTCAGAATTACAATTCTTTGATCAAACAACCGTCGCAGCCGCCACGGACAATTTCTCTGTAGCGAACAAGCTTGGGAAAGGAGGTTTTGGCTCAGTCTATAAG GGTGTACTTCATAATGGAAAGGAAATAGCGGTGAAACGACTATCGAAGAATTCTGGTCAAGGAATTGAAGAGTTTAAGAATGAAGTTGTGATAATTGCGAAACTCCAACACATAAACCTTGTCAAGATTATAGGTTGCTGCGTTGAAGATGACGAGAAGATGCTGATCTATGAATACGTACCAAACAAAAGTTTGGACTGTTTTATTTTTG ATGAAACAAAAAGATATCTTTTAGATTGGACAAAACGCTTTGAGATTATCTGTGGGATTGCTAGAGGGATTTTATACCTTCATCAAGATTCGAGATTAAGGATTATCCATAGAGATCTAAAGGCCAGTAATATTCTACTGGATGCATCTATGAGCCCCAAAATAGCAGATTTTGGTATGGCAAGAATATTTCCAAGGGATCAATGTGAAGCAAATACACATCGTGTGGTCGGAACATA TGGTTATATGTCACCGGAGTATGCAATGGAAGGAATTTTTTCAGTAAAATCTGATGTGTACAGTTTTGGTGTTTTGCTGCTAGAAATCATAACTGGCAGAAGGAATTCCGGTTACTACCACAAAAAATATCCCCACTCAAATTTGGTTGGATAT GTTTGGGACTTGTGGAGAGAAGGCAATGCCTTGGAAATCGTTGATCCATCCATAGGCGAATCGTACCATGTCAACGAAGTTGTGAGATGCATCCAAATTGGCCTATTGTGTGTGCAAGAGTTTGCTGCTGACCGGCCAACCATGTCGGCGGTTGTTTTCATGCTAGGTAAAGAGGCAGCAGTTCCTTCCCCAACACAGCCTGCATTTTTGTTGAAGAGGAGTTGTACTAGAGTAGATCCATCAACGAGTACTGAAGGAGCTAGTTCTATAAATGATGTGACATGTACAGAAATAGAAGCTCGCTAA
- the LOC103426952 gene encoding G-type lectin S-receptor-like serine/threonine-protein kinase At1g11410 isoform X1 gives MNSTKFFFVIIRLLIFLVIPPSSISVALDAITPNQPLRYGDVLLSATKIFALGFFSPGNSHNRYIGVWYNNIPIQTIVWIANRDNPITPIAGTWLLAIHGDHGGLVIYGKDQNNPLWSANVTVSSPNNSVIAKLLDTGNLVLLENNGSSPRVLWQGFDYPSDTLLPLMKIGLNRRSGLNRRLTSRKSQDDPGSGNFSYEIDPTGFPQLILYKGQTKWFRGGTWTGQRFSGIPEFTINSVRSFVNDKDEIYMMYTVPNGSVFTRGVLDESGIVKRFVWRDQENKWIEVSSSPSEWCDYYGQCGPNGNCDPYSNYNFSCLCLPGFEPKFPQDWYLRDGLGGCLRKLGASTCQKGEGFAKVARVKVPDSSKARVNMSLSLQGCEQECMKNCSCMAYARADERGGGKGCVTWYGDLIDTRTFSNVGQDLYVRVDAVTLAQFANGSVISKKARLAISLLSALVFLGLVFLLCCLVRRKSKAGRQRKNMFFMEDRTDLDLDDQSKINSELQFFDQTTVAAATDNFSVANKLGKGGFGSVYKGVLHNGKEIAVKRLSKNSGQGIEEFKNEVVIIAKLQHINLVKIIGCCVEDDEKMLIYEYVPNKSLDCFIFDETKRYLLDWTKRFEIICGIARGILYLHQDSRLRIIHRDLKASNILLDASMSPKIADFGMARIFPRDQCEANTHRVVGTYGYMSPEYAMEGIFSVKSDVYSFGVLLLEIITGRRNSGYYHKKYPHSNLVGYVWDLWREGNALEIVDPSIGESYHVNEVVRCIQIGLLCVQEFAADRPTMSAVVFMLGKEAAVPSPTQPAFLLKRSCTRVDPSTSTEGASSINDVTCTEIEAR, from the exons ATGAATTCTACTAAATTCTTTTTTGTCATAATTAGATTGCTTATCTTCCTTGTGATTCCTCCCTCTTCCATTTCTGTTGCCCTGGATGCCATTACACCAAACCAACCCCTAAGATATGGCGACGTTCTTCTCTCCGCCACTAAAATCTTTGCACTAGGGTTTTTTAGCCCAGGCAATTCTCATAACCGTTACATCGGAGTTTGGTACAACAATATTCCAATCCAAACAATCGTCTGGATTGCAAACAGAGACAACCCCATAACTCCTATTGCTGGAACTTGGCTCCTAGCTATTCATGGAGATCATGGAGGCCTTGTCATTTATGGGAAGGACCAAAATAACCCTCTTTGGTCTGCTAATGTCACAGTCTCTTCGCCAAACAATTCCGTAATAGCCAAACTTTTGGATACAGGAAATCTTGTATTGCTTGAGAACAATGGTAGTAGCCCAAGGGTGCTGTGGCAAGGCTTTGATTACCCCTCAGATACACTGCTTCCATTAATGAAGATTGGGCTGAACCGGCGGTCAGGGCTGAACAGGCGCTTAACATCTCGGAAGTCCCAGGATGATCCCGGATCAGGGAATTTTTCGTATGAGATTGACCCAACCGGGTTTCCGCAGTTGATTCTTTACAAGGGTCAAACCAAATGGTTTCGAGGCGGAACTTGGACCGGCCAGAGATTTAGCGGGATCCCTGAATTTACAATTAATAGTGTCCGCAGCTTTGTGAACGATAAAGATGAGATATATATGATGTATACTGTTCCAAATGGCTCAGTATTCACAAGGGGGGTGCTAGATGAATCAGGAATTGTTAAACGGTTCGTATGGCGAGATCAAGAAAACAAATGGATCGAAGTAAGCTCTAGCCCTAGTGAGTGGTGTGACTACTATGGACAGTGTGGTCCAAATGGTAACTGCGACCCATACAGTAATTATAACTTCTCTTGCCTTTGTCTGCCCGGATTTGAACCCAAGTTCCCCCAGGACTGGTATCTGAGAGATGGATTGGGTGGATGCCTGAGAAAATTGGGAGCGTCTACATGCCAAAAAGGGGAAGGGTTTGCTAAGGTGGCACGTGTGAAGGTACCCGACTCATCTAAGGCACGTGTGAATATGAGTTTGAGTCTGCAAGGGTGTGAGCAAGAGTGCATGAAGAATTGTTCTTGCATGGCATACGCGCGTGCAGATGAAAGGGGAGGAGGGAAGGGTTGCGTGACGTGGTACGGGGACTTGATAGACACAAGAACTTTTTCAAATGTTGGGCAGGACTTGTATGTACGAGTTGATGCAGTTACTTTAG CTCAATTTGCAAATGGTTCTGTAATTAGCAAGAAGGCAAGGCTGGCAATTTCACTATTATCCGCTCTTGTGTTCCTGGGCCTAGTTTTCCTTTTGTGTTGCTTGGTAAGGAGGAAGAGCAAAG CAGGCAGGCAGAGAAAAAATATGTTTTTCATGGAAGATAGAACAGATCTCGATCTCGATGATCAAAGTAAAATAAACTCAGAATTACAATTCTTTGATCAAACAACCGTCGCAGCCGCCACGGACAATTTCTCTGTAGCGAACAAGCTTGGGAAAGGAGGTTTTGGCTCAGTCTATAAG GGTGTACTTCATAATGGAAAGGAAATAGCGGTGAAACGACTATCGAAGAATTCTGGTCAAGGAATTGAAGAGTTTAAGAATGAAGTTGTGATAATTGCGAAACTCCAACACATAAACCTTGTCAAGATTATAGGTTGCTGCGTTGAAGATGACGAGAAGATGCTGATCTATGAATACGTACCAAACAAAAGTTTGGACTGTTTTATTTTTG ATGAAACAAAAAGATATCTTTTAGATTGGACAAAACGCTTTGAGATTATCTGTGGGATTGCTAGAGGGATTTTATACCTTCATCAAGATTCGAGATTAAGGATTATCCATAGAGATCTAAAGGCCAGTAATATTCTACTGGATGCATCTATGAGCCCCAAAATAGCAGATTTTGGTATGGCAAGAATATTTCCAAGGGATCAATGTGAAGCAAATACACATCGTGTGGTCGGAACATA TGGTTATATGTCACCGGAGTATGCAATGGAAGGAATTTTTTCAGTAAAATCTGATGTGTACAGTTTTGGTGTTTTGCTGCTAGAAATCATAACTGGCAGAAGGAATTCCGGTTACTACCACAAAAAATATCCCCACTCAAATTTGGTTGGATAT GTTTGGGACTTGTGGAGAGAAGGCAATGCCTTGGAAATCGTTGATCCATCCATAGGCGAATCGTACCATGTCAACGAAGTTGTGAGATGCATCCAAATTGGCCTATTGTGTGTGCAAGAGTTTGCTGCTGACCGGCCAACCATGTCGGCGGTTGTTTTCATGCTAGGTAAAGAGGCAGCAGTTCCTTCCCCAACACAGCCTGCATTTTTGTTGAAGAGGAGTTGTACTAGAGTAGATCCATCAACGAGTACTGAAGGAGCTAGTTCTATAAATGATGTGACATGTACAGAAATAGAAGCTCGCTAA
- the LOC103408877 gene encoding uncharacterized protein has translation MVMSCMSIISTLIFPPPPSIFMTAMSVISFTSLANAGISEIRGKHMQYSKFWNFNNPQNFAPKLEKQQEVVTLSGRAGMLVAYTPAFVAAFTSLLFFSHHDVRSLLLSSALTLHFLKRILEVQFVHKYSGGMGVDTAVPICLSYLLSTGSMIYGQYLSSQVLGFPEPAIDLKSAGIVLFVIGISGNLYHHYLLSKMRSKPGEEKEYKIPKGGLFELVICPHYLFEITTFLGVSFISQTLYAFSFTAGTALYLAGRSYATRNWYRSKFKDHFPCTFKALIPYVF, from the exons ATGGTGATGAGTTGTATGTCGATAATCTCGACACTTATTTTCCCACCACCTCCTTCTATTTTCATGACAGCAATGTCAGTGATTAGCTTCACGTCATTAGCAAATgctgggatttcagagattagAGGAAAGCACATGCAGTATTCCAAGTTCTGGAATTTCAATAATCCTCAAAATTTTGCACCAAAACTTGAAAAGCAACAAGAAGTAGTAACATTGTCCGGTAGAGCAGGCATGCTCGTTGCTTATACTCCCGCCTTCGTCGCTGCTTTCACATCCTTGCTGTTTTTTTCCCATCACGATGTCAGATCTCTACTGCTCTCTTCAGCTCTAACCCTTCATTTTCTCAAAAGGATTCTTGAG GTTCAATTTGTTCACAAGTATAGTGGAGGAATGGGCGTTGATACAGCAGTTCCGATCTGTCTGAGTTATTTGTTGTCGACTGGAAGCATGATTTATGGTCAATACCTAAGCAGCCAAGTGCTAGGGTTTCCAGAGCCAGCAATTGATTTGAAGAGCGCCGGCATCGTCTTGTTTGTAATAGGAATTTCTGGCAACTTGTACCATCACTACCTTCTTTCGAAGATGAGGTCGAAGCCAGGTGAAGAGAAGGAGTACAAGATTCCCAAGGGTGGTTTGTTTGAACTTGTTATATGCCCTCACTATCTCTTTGAAATCACAACATTTCTTGGGGTTTCTTTCATTTCTCAGACTCTCTacgctttctccttcaccgccGGAACCGCCCTCTACTTGGCCGGAAGGAGCTATGCTACCCGGAATTGGTATCGTTCCAAGTTTAAAGATCATTTTCCCTGTACTTTTAAGGCTCTCATTCCATATGTTTTCTAA